A single Leptospira kirschneri serovar Cynopteri str. 3522 CT DNA region contains:
- a CDS encoding NUDIX hydrolase, producing the protein MNSSIGHAVKALIYRDDQRILLQQRDYTPGIIFQGYWTFFGGQVESGENLKDALCRELEEELGCLPGSIGEELFHWEWRGEQITCNHCLPVYFEVQEDVLTLNEGLAMKWFLWEELDERLPLVPGVSENLYKIKSFLDKIFLNR; encoded by the coding sequence ATGAATTCTTCAATTGGCCATGCAGTGAAAGCTTTAATTTATAGAGATGATCAACGTATTTTATTGCAGCAACGTGATTATACTCCGGGAATCATATTTCAAGGTTATTGGACTTTTTTCGGCGGACAGGTTGAGTCCGGTGAAAATCTTAAAGATGCATTGTGTCGTGAGTTAGAAGAAGAACTTGGATGTCTTCCGGGAAGTATTGGAGAAGAGCTATTTCATTGGGAATGGAGAGGCGAACAAATTACGTGTAATCATTGTTTGCCAGTTTATTTTGAAGTGCAAGAAGACGTTCTTACTTTAAATGAAGGTCTTGCAATGAAATGGTTTTTATGGGAAGAATTGGATGAGAGACTTCCTTTAGTTCCAGGCGTTAGTGAAAATCTTTATAAAATTAAAAGTTTCTTAGATAAAATTTTTCTCAATAGATGA
- a CDS encoding LIC12192 family sporadic carbohydrate cluster protein: MKKVRGYIFSRPFLGERVPQHVQNIVIRDFCQRNDLHYLLSATEYAMENCHLILEQVLDELVNLEGIILYSLFQLPIDLENRKRFYDRILSSNKICYFAVEGLKLSNQEEMERIENLWKIKLILPDCLNY; the protein is encoded by the coding sequence ATGAAAAAGGTTAGGGGATACATTTTTAGTCGACCGTTTTTAGGAGAAAGAGTTCCACAGCACGTTCAAAATATCGTAATCAGAGATTTCTGCCAGAGAAATGATTTACATTATTTATTAAGCGCAACTGAGTATGCGATGGAAAACTGTCATTTGATTTTGGAACAAGTTTTAGACGAACTAGTAAACTTAGAGGGAATTATTTTATATAGTCTATTTCAGCTTCCTATCGATTTGGAAAATAGAAAACGTTTTTATGATCGTATTCTTTCATCTAACAAAATTTGCTATTTTGCAGTAGAAGGTTTAAAACTGAGTAACCAAGAAGAGATGGAGCGTATTGAAAATCTTTGGAAAATTAAACTTATATTACCTGATTGTTTGAATTATTGA
- a CDS encoding B12-binding domain-containing radical SAM protein, whose amino-acid sequence MISSDVFPYGVAMVGAYLKAHHADEVEIEIFKFPNDLSAALEKRRPDIIGFSNYSWNFYLSYDFAERIKKRFPEIVIVFGGPNYGLSSLEKERFWKEYKKIDFYIVGEGEVSFTKLFLKLKEHSFNVSALKSAGEVLGSCDYLYEDKIICNELTPRVKSLTELPSPYLLGLMDKFWDTSLIPLIATTRGCPFTCAMCSEGASYYNKVVHNELFSQELAYIANHVKNTTILNLSDANFGMYRQDIDKAKVMAQFQLSHGYPKSLLTATGKNQKEKVIEVASLLNGAMVVFASLQSTDEEVLENIKRSNIKIESLKGVADATKIQDSTTVTELILGLPGDTIEKHKKSLKDTVDAGLGVVRMYQLIMLFQSELNTPENREKYKMETLYRIMPRSFGKYELFNEEFISVESEEICIATKSMPYKDHLDCREIDLVVEILHNGSPFLEYWYICDWLGYSWFDFLMQIYEQRNKFSPELKKLFDSFREDNKTGYWKSYQELKKHVILDFDKLINNSDGTNEMSKAKAKAFFLCRDELHSLMKEQMQILLKKRNVWDQIFELFLNELDEFIRIRKTNVLNYEEVYKKVFNFDFAALINIKKGTDPRKSKLSQPLEFEFYFDEKQIEIYQSYTRIYGKDSIDALGRLLMRTRMTDMFRKVRISGHADGKKNVKVSDSPETNMETYYSYS is encoded by the coding sequence GTGATTTCATCTGATGTTTTTCCATATGGAGTAGCAATGGTTGGAGCTTACCTAAAGGCACATCATGCTGATGAAGTTGAAATTGAGATATTTAAATTTCCAAATGATTTATCTGCTGCCCTGGAAAAACGGAGACCAGATATTATAGGTTTTTCAAATTATTCTTGGAATTTTTATCTATCATACGATTTTGCTGAGAGAATCAAAAAAAGGTTTCCGGAAATAGTAATTGTCTTTGGAGGCCCAAATTATGGATTAAGCTCGTTAGAAAAAGAAAGATTTTGGAAGGAATATAAGAAAATTGATTTCTATATTGTTGGAGAAGGAGAGGTTTCATTTACTAAACTTTTTCTTAAATTAAAAGAACATTCTTTCAATGTTTCAGCTTTGAAATCAGCCGGCGAAGTATTAGGAAGTTGTGATTATCTTTATGAGGATAAAATAATTTGTAATGAATTAACCCCTCGTGTAAAATCACTGACAGAACTTCCTTCTCCTTATCTTTTAGGATTAATGGATAAATTTTGGGATACAAGTTTGATTCCATTAATAGCAACAACTAGAGGTTGCCCATTTACCTGTGCTATGTGTTCAGAAGGGGCAAGTTATTATAATAAAGTAGTTCATAATGAACTTTTTTCTCAAGAACTTGCTTACATTGCTAATCATGTTAAAAATACAACGATATTAAATCTAAGCGATGCCAATTTTGGAATGTATAGGCAAGATATTGATAAGGCAAAGGTAATGGCTCAATTCCAGTTGAGTCATGGTTATCCGAAGAGCTTGTTAACTGCTACTGGTAAAAATCAGAAGGAAAAAGTAATTGAAGTTGCTTCTTTGCTTAATGGGGCTATGGTTGTATTTGCTTCTCTACAATCAACTGATGAAGAGGTTTTGGAAAATATCAAAAGAAGTAATATAAAAATTGAGTCTCTTAAAGGTGTTGCCGACGCAACTAAAATACAAGATTCGACTACCGTAACGGAATTGATTTTAGGGCTTCCAGGAGATACAATTGAAAAACATAAAAAAAGTTTGAAAGATACTGTTGATGCTGGGCTTGGAGTCGTCAGAATGTATCAACTAATTATGTTATTTCAGTCAGAGCTTAATACTCCTGAGAATAGGGAAAAATATAAAATGGAAACTCTTTACCGAATCATGCCACGATCATTCGGGAAATATGAATTATTTAACGAAGAGTTTATTAGTGTAGAATCGGAAGAAATTTGTATAGCTACTAAATCAATGCCTTATAAAGATCATTTGGATTGTCGTGAAATTGACTTAGTTGTTGAAATACTTCATAATGGTAGCCCATTTTTGGAGTATTGGTATATTTGTGATTGGCTAGGTTACTCTTGGTTTGATTTCTTAATGCAAATTTATGAGCAACGTAATAAATTTAGTCCAGAATTAAAAAAGTTATTTGATAGTTTCAGAGAAGACAACAAAACAGGGTACTGGAAATCATATCAAGAATTAAAAAAGCATGTTATTCTTGATTTTGATAAACTTATTAATAATTCAGATGGCACTAATGAAATGTCTAAGGCCAAGGCAAAAGCATTTTTTCTTTGTCGCGATGAGTTGCATTCTCTTATGAAAGAGCAAATGCAGATATTATTAAAGAAACGGAATGTTTGGGATCAAATATTTGAATTATTTTTGAATGAATTAGATGAATTTATCAGAATACGTAAAACGAATGTTCTCAATTATGAAGAAGTTTATAAAAAGGTTTTTAATTTTGATTTTGCTGCATTGATTAATATCAAAAAAGGAACAGATCCGAGAAAGTCTAAGTTATCTCAGCCTCTTGAATTTGAATTTTATTTTGATGAGAAACAGATAGAAATATATCAATCATATACCAGGATTTATGGTAAAGATTCAATAGATGCATTGGGTCGTCTTTTGATGCGAACTCGGATGACGGATATGTTTCGAAAGGTTAGAATCAGTGGACACGCCGATGGCAAAAAAAATGTTAAAGTTTCTGATTCCCCTGAAACCAATATGGAAACTTATTATAGTTATAGTTAA
- a CDS encoding IS5 family transposase (programmed frameshift), whose amino-acid sequence MDKYYSEIPDGLWKQIAPLIPKEKVNPKGGRNRVPTRLVMAGIIYRMKTGCQWRAIPNEFGSGQTCHRRFQEWERAGVFKKIYKSILKYYDVKNQIAWDWASMDSAMVKAPKGGALTGKNPTDRAKLGVKRHILTDGNGIPLAITLSGANVHDKHAVKDTLNSILIFSGRRKKKPKHLCLDKGYDFKDIEVLIKRRNIQSHIRKKGEKPLIGKYKGKPRRWVVERTNSWHNRFRAILIRWERKSENYLASLYLASSIIAFNFFDR is encoded by the exons ATGGACAAATATTATTCAGAGATACCGGATGGACTTTGGAAACAAATAGCCCCATTGATCCCGAAAGAAAAGGTAAATCCGAAAGGAGGTCGCAATCGAGTACCAACACGATTAGTAATGGCCGGTATCATCTATCGAATGAAAACAGGCTGTCAGTGGCGTGCCATTCCGAATGAGTTTGGATCTGGCCAAACTTGTCACAGAAGATTTCAAGAATGGGAACGAGCAGGAGTATTCAAAAAGATTTATAAATCTATTTTAAAATATTATGATGTAAAGAATCAGATAGCATGGGACTGGGCTTCGATGGATTCGGCAATGGTTAAAGCTCCCAAAGGGGGAGCTT TAACTGGGAAAAACCCTACAGACCGTGCCAAATTGGGGGTTAAACGGCATATTCTTACAGATGGAAATGGAATTCCTTTGGCCATAACATTGAGTGGAGCCAATGTTCATGATAAACACGCTGTAAAAGATACGTTGAATTCAATCCTGATTTTTTCCGGTAGAAGAAAAAAGAAACCAAAACATCTTTGTTTAGATAAAGGATATGATTTCAAAGATATAGAAGTTTTAATCAAAAGAAGAAACATTCAATCTCATATTCGGAAAAAAGGTGAGAAGCCTCTCATTGGTAAATATAAAGGAAAACCTAGACGATGGGTCGTTGAAAGAACTAACAGTTGGCACAATCGATTCAGGGCTATCCTAATTCGTTGGGAAAGAAAATCTGAAAATTATCTTGCATCTCTTTATCTCGCAAGCTCTATCATTGCTTTTAACTTTTTTGATAGGTAG
- a CDS encoding class I SAM-dependent methyltransferase has translation MGKLKSIVTPLHKATQRDYLARMQDNKIECMIKAKEYGFDYWDGDRRFGYGGYKYIPGRWKPVAETLIQDYNLKPGSKVLDVGCGKGFLLYEMLLIEPRLEVIGFDSSVYGLENAKEEVKPYLFQYKAQDPYPFGNNEFDLVISLGTFHNLKLFELKSALKEMERVGKDGYLMLESYRNEKELFNLECWALTAESLLEVSEWIWLYREFGYTGDYEFIFFE, from the coding sequence ATGGGAAAGCTTAAGAGTATAGTTACACCGCTTCACAAAGCGACTCAGAGAGATTATCTTGCTCGTATGCAAGATAATAAAATAGAATGTATGATCAAGGCGAAAGAATACGGCTTTGATTATTGGGATGGAGATCGTCGTTTTGGCTACGGTGGATACAAATATATTCCCGGCAGATGGAAGCCAGTTGCAGAAACTTTAATTCAAGACTACAACCTTAAACCTGGATCCAAGGTTTTAGATGTGGGATGTGGAAAAGGTTTTTTACTCTATGAAATGTTATTAATCGAACCTAGACTTGAGGTGATAGGTTTTGATTCTTCAGTTTATGGTCTTGAAAATGCAAAAGAAGAAGTAAAGCCTTACTTATTCCAGTATAAAGCTCAAGATCCTTATCCATTTGGAAATAATGAATTTGATTTAGTCATTTCATTGGGTACCTTCCATAACTTAAAGTTATTTGAACTTAAGTCTGCTTTGAAAGAAATGGAAAGAGTTGGTAAAGACGGTTATTTAATGTTAGAAAGTTATAGAAATGAAAAAGAACTTTTTAATCTAGAATGTTGGGCTTTAACCGCAGAATCTTTATTAGAAGTTTCCGAATGGATCTGGTTGTACCGTGAATTCGGTTATACTGGGGATTATGAGTTTATATTTTTTGAGTGA
- a CDS encoding class I SAM-dependent methyltransferase, with amino-acid sequence MDCHYLKKECRLCKSSHLIKVLGLTPTGLCDAYVKEKRQQQTYPLDLFQCVDCKFVQIECVVDPEIIYRDYIYVTTSSSGLSSHFESYADEVSRDIGLKKNSFVIDIGSNDGTLLNYFKMKNCRVLGIEPSNKTAQEATDKGIKTLPEFFTPDLAVSIKNNYGEADLITINNLYANVDDLYLFTEGLISMLALDGVLVIESSYLVDMVENMVFDFIYHEHLSYFSILPLVKFFSKFNMKLIRITHVPTKGGSLRYFWARENSSFSIDESVAIFTEKEKKKKIDRLFFEEWENRINIIKIRLLETLNKYKDKTITGYGASATSTTLIYHFGLDKYLTYLIDDNPGKIGTFSPGLNIPVESSEKLKFESNDVVLVLAWRYFELIKMKLKGKKVRLICPLPEIKEVIS; translated from the coding sequence ATGGATTGTCACTATTTAAAAAAGGAATGCAGACTTTGCAAAAGCAGTCATTTAATCAAAGTGTTAGGTCTTACGCCAACAGGATTGTGTGATGCTTATGTAAAAGAAAAACGACAACAACAAACTTATCCCTTGGACTTATTTCAATGTGTAGATTGTAAATTTGTTCAAATTGAATGTGTTGTAGATCCGGAAATTATTTATCGTGATTACATTTATGTGACGACTAGCTCTTCAGGGCTTAGTTCTCATTTCGAGTCTTATGCCGATGAAGTAAGTCGAGATATAGGTTTAAAGAAAAATAGTTTTGTTATTGATATTGGGAGTAATGATGGAACTCTACTAAACTACTTTAAAATGAAAAATTGCCGTGTGTTAGGTATTGAACCATCTAATAAAACAGCGCAAGAAGCAACTGATAAGGGAATAAAAACTTTACCAGAATTTTTTACACCTGATCTTGCAGTATCTATAAAAAATAATTATGGGGAAGCTGATCTAATCACAATAAATAATCTATATGCAAATGTTGATGATTTGTATTTGTTTACGGAAGGGTTAATTTCTATGCTGGCTCTAGATGGAGTGCTTGTAATTGAGTCATCGTATCTCGTAGATATGGTGGAAAATATGGTTTTTGATTTTATTTATCATGAACATTTGTCATATTTTTCAATACTCCCCCTTGTAAAGTTTTTCTCAAAATTTAATATGAAGTTGATTCGCATTACTCATGTCCCAACAAAAGGTGGCTCTCTGCGATATTTCTGGGCACGAGAGAATTCAAGTTTTTCTATTGATGAAAGTGTAGCTATATTTACTGAAAAGGAAAAAAAGAAAAAAATAGATCGATTATTTTTTGAAGAATGGGAGAATCGAATTAATATAATTAAGATTCGATTACTGGAGACACTCAATAAATATAAAGATAAGACCATTACCGGATATGGTGCTTCTGCTACATCCACTACGCTTATTTATCATTTTGGCTTAGATAAATATTTAACTTACCTTATAGATGATAATCCAGGTAAAATTGGAACGTTTAGTCCGGGATTAAATATTCCTGTTGAAAGTTCCGAAAAATTAAAATTCGAATCTAACGATGTTGTATTAGTGCTGGCTTGGCGATATTTTGAACTAATAAAAATGAAATTAAAAGGAAAGAAAGTTAGATTGATATGTCCTTTGCCCGAAATTAAAGAGGTTATTTCTTAA
- a CDS encoding WbuC family cupin fold metalloprotein, with product MIDFTLQEKYNEEVYHSSSSIIDLNREDINQLILLANSAKRTRVRFCAHSNSSEALHEMFIVHSKDTYVRPHKHLKKPESMLVLEGKAQYITFYDDGQIENCIQMGAFQSGDIFYHSIRESKFHSLLIQSKWLVFLEITKGPFFKTDTQYAPWSPEESNTLEVSKFMRKVQEEL from the coding sequence ATGATTGATTTTACTCTACAAGAAAAATATAATGAGGAAGTCTATCATTCCTCGAGTTCTATTATTGATTTAAATAGAGAAGATATTAATCAGCTAATCTTGCTTGCCAATAGCGCAAAAAGAACTCGAGTGAGATTTTGCGCACATAGTAATTCTTCAGAAGCACTTCATGAAATGTTTATTGTTCATTCAAAGGATACGTATGTACGACCACATAAACATTTAAAAAAACCTGAATCAATGTTGGTTCTTGAAGGAAAAGCTCAGTATATTACTTTTTATGATGATGGACAGATTGAAAATTGTATTCAAATGGGAGCATTTCAGTCAGGTGATATTTTTTATCATTCAATAAGAGAATCCAAGTTTCATTCTTTATTGATTCAATCAAAATGGTTAGTGTTTTTGGAAATAACTAAGGGCCCCTTTTTTAAAACAGATACGCAGTATGCCCCTTGGAGTCCCGAGGAGTCGAATACGCTCGAGGTATCAAAGTTCATGAGAAAAGTGCAGGAGGAGCTATAA
- a CDS encoding DegT/DnrJ/EryC1/StrS family aminotransferase — MLDYKINWWRTSFEKAEIDRVVNSFKNQNISQGSVTAQFERDLSEYLGVEYVIATSSGSTAILLALLAVGIKPGDEVIVPNRTWIATAHAPYLLGAKVVLIDVESDRPIIDVTKVEERITPRTKAIIPVHLNGRSADMKKLQVICKKNNICLIEDAAQAIGSKNNRGFLGTQSDIGCFSLSIAKTITTGQGGFAVTNNSDLAFKLRAIRTHGVENVKDPKTWAMPGFNFRFTDILASIGIEQLKILPERIEYLKEIYQVYLEGLKGLPINCIPVKIEAGEVPVYIEYLANDREDFIQNLSKAEIDSRPFYPDLDKASYFPQGNRDFPNSRKYGLKGIYLPSGPSQKIDNIKFVIEQIKKIYG; from the coding sequence ATGCTTGACTATAAAATTAACTGGTGGCGTACTTCGTTTGAAAAAGCAGAGATAGACAGGGTCGTAAATTCATTTAAAAATCAAAATATAAGTCAGGGGTCCGTTACTGCTCAATTTGAAAGGGATCTGTCTGAATACCTAGGAGTTGAATATGTGATTGCGACGTCAAGCGGAAGTACGGCAATTTTGTTAGCTCTATTAGCCGTTGGAATAAAGCCAGGTGATGAGGTAATTGTGCCTAATCGTACCTGGATTGCAACTGCTCATGCACCTTATTTACTTGGAGCAAAAGTTGTGCTTATTGATGTGGAGAGTGATAGGCCAATAATAGATGTAACAAAAGTAGAAGAAAGAATTACTCCTAGAACAAAAGCTATTATACCTGTTCATTTAAATGGTCGTTCTGCAGATATGAAAAAACTACAAGTGATTTGTAAAAAAAATAATATATGTTTAATTGAAGATGCGGCTCAAGCAATCGGATCTAAAAATAATAGGGGATTTCTTGGTACACAATCGGATATAGGATGCTTTTCTCTTTCTATTGCGAAAACGATTACTACTGGGCAAGGTGGTTTTGCAGTTACAAATAATTCGGATCTTGCTTTTAAACTTCGAGCTATTAGAACGCATGGAGTAGAGAATGTTAAAGATCCTAAAACATGGGCTATGCCAGGGTTTAATTTTAGATTTACTGACATACTTGCTTCTATTGGAATTGAGCAGCTTAAAATATTACCAGAACGTATAGAATATCTTAAGGAGATATACCAAGTTTATTTAGAAGGTTTAAAAGGTCTTCCAATCAACTGCATTCCTGTCAAAATTGAGGCTGGAGAAGTTCCAGTATATATTGAATATCTTGCAAATGATAGGGAAGATTTCATTCAAAATCTCTCTAAAGCCGAAATTGATTCGAGACCATTCTATCCTGATTTGGATAAAGCTTCTTATTTTCCACAGGGAAATAGAGATTTTCCAAATTCTAGGAAATATGGTCTTAAGGGAATTTACTTACCTAGTGGCCCATCCCAGAAAATTGATAATATAAAATTTGTTATTGAACAAATTAAAAAGATTTATGGATGA
- a CDS encoding formyltransferase family protein produces the protein MDERYIVIGASQATSECIKALLDSRKSIVGVFSLPKEKLPNNSIDLSYCQKEYGIPYFEVEDLNATSSEEIITKLNPDYIISTWPKIISKKIISIPKKLIGTHPTPLPFNKGRHPLHWMIVLSIPNSVVTFFEMNEGVDSGKILLQIPFQIGLERIHDLVIRMNKAIYDGVVKLAKILETNPDFPGSLQNHNEGNYWRTRTEDDIILDPRMTASMIKRIVRSFSSPYPNANLYCKQNLCIKIEHAEEIDETELPPNWQNLEHGQILNVTNTFLDLKVDGSVVRLFYMNQTEEVLKDVKRIHPPTYYLR, from the coding sequence ATGGATGAAAGATATATTGTTATTGGAGCTTCACAAGCTACTAGTGAATGTATTAAGGCACTTTTGGATTCTAGAAAAAGTATAGTAGGAGTATTTTCACTTCCTAAGGAAAAATTACCTAACAACTCTATAGATTTAAGTTATTGTCAGAAGGAATATGGTATTCCTTATTTTGAAGTTGAAGACTTAAATGCTACCTCATCTGAAGAAATCATTACTAAGTTAAATCCGGATTATATAATTTCTACTTGGCCAAAAATTATTTCTAAAAAAATTATTTCAATTCCAAAAAAATTGATTGGGACACATCCTACTCCTTTACCTTTCAATAAAGGACGTCATCCTTTGCACTGGATGATTGTTTTAAGTATTCCTAATTCGGTTGTTACTTTTTTTGAAATGAATGAGGGGGTCGATTCTGGAAAAATTTTACTCCAGATTCCATTTCAAATTGGATTAGAACGAATTCATGATCTTGTAATTAGAATGAATAAAGCTATTTATGATGGTGTAGTAAAATTAGCGAAAATATTGGAAACAAATCCTGATTTTCCAGGTTCTTTACAAAATCACAATGAAGGGAATTACTGGAGGACAAGAACGGAGGATGATATTATCTTAGATCCAAGAATGACTGCTTCTATGATAAAAAGAATTGTTCGTTCATTTTCTTCGCCGTACCCTAATGCAAATTTATACTGTAAACAAAACCTATGTATAAAAATTGAACACGCTGAAGAGATCGATGAAACTGAACTTCCTCCGAATTGGCAAAATTTAGAACATGGGCAAATTCTTAATGTAACCAACACTTTTTTAGATTTAAAAGTAGATGGTTCTGTAGTTCGGTTATTTTATATGAATCAGACTGAAGAAGTGTTAAAAGATGTCAAAAGAATACATCCTCCGACTTATTATTTGCGTTAA
- a CDS encoding class I SAM-dependent methyltransferase — protein MNLCRLCKKPHLNTLIHFGKHPIVNNFLKEKDESYLEFPFELVYCEDCGFMQIMDPIDPKILYKNYFTISSWKNQPHVPRLVEVMEAIYSLEKKEKILEIGCNDGSFIDFLKLRGYKNIYGIEPTLDASTIAIDKGHKVYNVFWTYQYALNFLSGKEKFDVIIARQVLEHITDLEDFISGINYVLKDDGALVVEIPDSDWNLEYLDYTLWEEHVNYFTIESLINLFSFYGYKLVHYEVTLFSGRTIIAYFQKSGKILKQTSFTRKGKVIRYGKMFKIFKEKFSKYISKYKRSVMYGCGARSANFVNFMDIKNYLSYFIDDQTEKQNLYVPGSRLQIISSDKLSEKIDHVLLGVNTENENRVLTKRLNKGITYNSILPPSRLLPEFWEEMIND, from the coding sequence ATGAATTTATGTCGATTATGTAAAAAACCACATTTAAATACGTTAATCCATTTTGGCAAACATCCAATCGTGAATAATTTTTTGAAAGAAAAAGATGAAAGTTATTTGGAATTTCCTTTTGAACTGGTTTATTGCGAAGATTGTGGTTTTATGCAAATCATGGATCCTATTGATCCAAAGATTTTATATAAGAATTATTTTACAATTAGTAGCTGGAAAAATCAACCGCATGTTCCACGTTTGGTTGAAGTTATGGAAGCTATCTATAGTCTTGAAAAAAAAGAGAAGATATTAGAAATAGGGTGTAATGATGGTAGCTTTATCGATTTTTTGAAATTGCGAGGCTATAAAAATATTTATGGAATAGAGCCTACTCTAGATGCATCAACGATAGCTATAGATAAGGGACATAAAGTATATAATGTATTTTGGACATATCAATATGCTTTAAATTTTCTTTCTGGGAAAGAAAAGTTTGATGTTATCATTGCAAGGCAAGTCCTTGAACACATCACTGATTTGGAAGATTTCATTTCGGGGATAAATTATGTTCTTAAAGATGATGGTGCTTTAGTTGTTGAAATTCCTGATTCGGATTGGAATCTAGAATATTTGGATTACACTTTATGGGAAGAACACGTAAATTATTTTACCATAGAATCATTGATTAATCTTTTTTCTTTTTATGGATACAAATTAGTACATTATGAAGTTACTTTATTTTCAGGGAGGACGATTATTGCTTATTTCCAAAAAAGCGGAAAAATACTAAAGCAAACTAGTTTCACAAGAAAAGGTAAAGTTATTAGATATGGTAAAATGTTTAAGATATTTAAGGAAAAATTCTCTAAGTATATAAGTAAATATAAAAGAAGTGTAATGTATGGTTGTGGTGCAAGATCTGCAAATTTTGTAAATTTTATGGATATTAAAAATTATTTGTCCTATTTTATAGACGATCAAACTGAAAAGCAAAACCTTTATGTTCCAGGTTCCCGTCTTCAAATAATTAGTTCTGACAAACTCTCGGAAAAAATAGATCATGTTTTATTAGGTGTGAATACCGAAAATGAAAATCGAGTTTTAACAAAAAGACTTAATAAAGGAATCACTTATAATTCTATTCTTCCACCAAGTAGATTGTTGCCTGAATTTTGGGAAGAGATGATAAATGATTGA
- a CDS encoding alcohol dehydrogenase catalytic domain-containing protein: MAKKMLKFLIPLKPIWKLIIVIVNDFMQSLVIIESGKLELKTQKLIPLKNHEVRIRVAVSAVCGSDLKIINKPMRPKIQIPGHEFAGKIIESYNNKSIVGQKVTVFPMFGCLQCEFCKNRDYRDCIRKKSLGYDLQGSFAEEIIVDERFIIKLHEKLNYEEGALLEHLCCGFRLAIEVEKWINPDANILIVGDGPMALADLRFLIQKGYSRITLIGKHKERMDCANSLGAKRILKNDEFFNLTDEFNNFFDIIIYTINKEEIIEKLSFSFNKRKVIIFPQSRISEDMMNTLSQKYGVQFGRAFAYHFDDFFAVMELIQSGEINVSELFLQELI, translated from the coding sequence ATGGCAAAAAAAATGTTAAAGTTTCTGATTCCCCTGAAACCAATATGGAAACTTATTATAGTTATAGTTAACGATTTTATGCAAAGTCTTGTAATTATCGAGTCTGGTAAGCTTGAATTAAAAACTCAAAAACTAATTCCACTGAAAAATCATGAGGTACGGATTCGAGTTGCTGTATCTGCAGTATGTGGTTCTGATTTAAAAATAATCAATAAACCAATGCGACCTAAGATACAGATACCTGGACATGAATTTGCTGGTAAGATTATTGAGAGTTACAATAATAAAAGTATTGTAGGACAAAAAGTCACAGTGTTTCCAATGTTTGGATGTCTTCAGTGTGAGTTTTGCAAAAATCGTGATTATCGTGATTGTATTAGAAAAAAATCGCTGGGATATGATTTACAGGGATCTTTTGCAGAAGAGATCATTGTGGATGAACGATTTATAATTAAATTGCATGAAAAACTAAATTATGAGGAAGGTGCTTTGTTAGAACATCTTTGTTGTGGCTTTCGACTTGCTATAGAAGTTGAAAAATGGATTAATCCAGATGCTAATATTTTAATAGTGGGAGATGGTCCAATGGCGTTAGCAGATTTACGTTTTTTAATCCAGAAAGGTTATAGTCGGATTACTTTGATTGGAAAACATAAAGAGAGAATGGACTGTGCTAATAGCCTTGGTGCAAAGAGAATTTTAAAAAATGATGAATTTTTTAATCTCACTGATGAATTTAATAATTTTTTTGACATTATTATTTATACTATTAATAAAGAAGAAATTATAGAAAAACTATCATTTAGCTTTAATAAACGCAAGGTTATTATATTTCCTCAGTCAAGAATAAGTGAGGATATGATGAATACTCTGAGTCAAAAATATGGTGTTCAGTTTGGAAGAGCTTTTGCGTATCATTTTGATGATTTCTTTGCAGTCATGGAATTGATACAATCAGGTGAAATAAATGTCAGTGAGCTATTTCTGCAAGAATTAATATGA